In Acidobacteriota bacterium, one DNA window encodes the following:
- the rplI gene encoding 50S ribosomal protein L9, whose protein sequence is MEVILRDHVDHVGKRGDVVKVADGYARNYLLPRKLALPATEANKNWIARERKISEAREGEERGQAEALAERLVALDLQIARKVGDNDTMYGSVTNGDIADLLKEKGFDVDRRKILLPDPLRALGESLVPVKLHRDVTAQLKLTITKEA, encoded by the coding sequence ATGGAAGTCATTCTCCGGGATCACGTGGATCACGTGGGCAAGCGCGGCGACGTCGTCAAAGTCGCCGATGGCTACGCCCGCAACTACCTGCTGCCGCGGAAGCTGGCCCTGCCGGCGACCGAGGCCAACAAGAACTGGATCGCGCGCGAGCGGAAGATTTCCGAAGCGCGTGAAGGCGAGGAACGCGGCCAGGCCGAGGCGCTGGCCGAGCGGCTGGTGGCCCTCGACCTGCAGATTGCCCGCAAGGTGGGCGACAACGACACGATGTACGGGTCGGTGACGAACGGCGACATCGCGGACCTGCTGAAGGAAAAGGGCTTCGACGTGGATCGCCGCAAGATCCTGCTGCCCGATCCGCTGCGCGCGCTGGGCGAATCGCTCGTCCCGGTCAAGCTGCACCGTGACGTCACGGCCCAGCTGAAGCTGACCATTACCAAGGAAGCGTA
- the rpsR gene encoding 30S ribosomal protein S18 — MAFGGPKRGGPGGARGKDAKDAKGGDKRRGGGFFRRRKVCKFCADKIDDINYKDVKLLSGFVPERGKVLPRRISGTCAKHQRGLRVAIVRARQLALLPYAAD; from the coding sequence ATGGCATTCGGTGGACCCAAGCGAGGCGGCCCGGGCGGAGCCCGTGGCAAGGATGCCAAGGACGCCAAGGGTGGCGACAAGCGTCGTGGCGGCGGATTCTTCCGGCGCCGGAAAGTCTGCAAGTTCTGCGCGGACAAGATCGACGACATCAACTACAAGGACGTCAAGCTGCTGAGCGGCTTCGTTCCCGAGCGTGGCAAGGTGTTGCCGCGACGGATTTCCGGGACCTGTGCCAAGCACCAGCGCGGGCTGCGCGTGGCGATCGTGCGGGCGCGCCAGCTGGCGCTGCTCCCGTACGCAGCGGATTAA
- the rpsF gene encoding 30S ribosomal protein S6 — MSNRTYELIYVLKPDAPETEVADLHQQVADIVERMGGTIDKSENVAPWGRRRLAYEIGHHKEGFYVLEVITGSAELMKEIDRRLKVTEGLLRHLIVRVDESSIKAERMRTKRTEESRRRRVARGLPPDRQPGEGPQGEDNDDSGDMMFDGGEMEA, encoded by the coding sequence ATGAGTAACCGTACGTACGAGTTGATCTACGTCCTCAAGCCGGACGCGCCCGAAACGGAGGTCGCCGACCTGCACCAGCAGGTGGCCGACATCGTCGAACGCATGGGCGGCACCATCGACAAGAGCGAGAACGTCGCCCCCTGGGGCCGGCGCCGCCTCGCTTACGAGATCGGCCATCACAAAGAAGGCTTCTATGTCCTCGAAGTGATCACCGGCTCGGCCGAGTTGATGAAGGAAATCGACCGCCGCCTCAAGGTGACCGAGGGCCTGCTGCGCCACCTGATCGTCCGGGTCGACGAGTCGTCGATCAAGGCCGAGCGGATGCGCACCAAGCGCACCGAAGAGTCGCGCCGCCGCCGCGTGGCGCGTGGCCTGCCGCCCGATCGTCAGCCGGGTGAAGGTCCGCAGGGTGAAGATAACGACGATTCCGGCGACATGATGTTCGACGGCGGGGAGATGGAGGCTTAA
- the pth gene encoding aminoacyl-tRNA hydrolase — translation MKLIVGLGNPGPEYRETRHNVGFLVADELARRWRLSEAWREKFAALHVRTTVADEAVIVAKPLTFMNLSGQAVAGLAGFYKIDPADVLVVTDDVALPLGRLRARPEGSAGGHNGLKSIIQHLGTQAFPRVRVGIGRGDDVTKGHRRELSDHVLGRFEPAEHDTVLAAVLRAADASERFLSDGIERVMSAFNAAEKQDPGPA, via the coding sequence ATGAAACTTATTGTCGGCCTCGGCAATCCTGGTCCCGAATACCGCGAGACCCGTCACAACGTGGGCTTTCTCGTCGCTGACGAGTTGGCCCGCCGCTGGCGGCTGTCGGAGGCGTGGCGCGAGAAGTTCGCGGCGCTGCACGTCAGGACCACGGTGGCGGACGAGGCGGTGATTGTCGCCAAGCCGCTGACCTTCATGAACCTCAGCGGGCAGGCGGTGGCCGGGCTCGCGGGGTTCTACAAGATCGACCCGGCCGACGTGCTGGTGGTGACCGACGACGTGGCGCTGCCACTGGGACGGTTGCGGGCGCGGCCTGAAGGCAGTGCCGGCGGGCACAACGGGTTGAAGTCGATCATCCAGCACCTGGGCACGCAGGCCTTTCCGCGGGTGCGGGTGGGGATAGGGCGCGGCGACGATGTCACTAAGGGACATCGCCGCGAATTGTCAGACCACGTGCTCGGCCGGTTCGAACCGGCCGAACACGACACAGTTTTGGCGGCCGTGCTGCGAGCCGCCGATGCCTCGGAGCGATTCTTGTCCGATGGTATCGAACGCGTGATGAGCGCGTTCAACGCAGCAGAGAAGCAAGACCCGGGACCTGCATAA
- a CDS encoding 50S ribosomal protein L25, producing the protein MEAVLDAVTRNTRGKNEARRLRVAGKIPAVVYGAQKAGDAPAPEAVAVDPKPFMKILHSSSGLNTLITLKIAGGNEARVLVRNVQLDPISQHLLHADFYRVNMDRKITVTVPVTLRGEARGVKVDGGILDFVHREIEVEVLPADIPNSIEIDVTDLGVGGAIHVRDVAANAAWTPVTDADLMLVHVITIKVAEETPAEGAAAAPAGGAAEPEVAKKGKTDKDGDAKDAKAGDKKDDKKKDDKKK; encoded by the coding sequence ATGGAAGCAGTTCTCGACGCAGTCACCCGTAACACCAGGGGCAAGAACGAAGCCCGGCGTCTCCGCGTTGCCGGCAAGATTCCGGCGGTGGTGTACGGGGCCCAGAAGGCCGGCGATGCGCCCGCACCCGAAGCGGTCGCGGTCGATCCCAAGCCCTTCATGAAGATTCTCCACTCCAGCTCGGGCCTGAACACCCTGATCACGCTCAAGATTGCGGGCGGCAACGAGGCCCGCGTCCTGGTGCGCAACGTGCAGCTGGATCCGATCTCGCAGCACCTGCTCCACGCCGACTTCTACCGCGTGAACATGGACCGCAAGATCACGGTCACCGTCCCGGTCACGCTGCGCGGCGAAGCCCGCGGCGTCAAGGTCGACGGCGGCATTCTCGACTTCGTGCACCGCGAGATCGAAGTCGAAGTGCTCCCGGCCGACATTCCGAACTCGATCGAGATCGACGTCACCGACCTGGGCGTCGGCGGCGCCATCCACGTCCGCGACGTGGCCGCCAACGCCGCCTGGACGCCGGTCACCGATGCCGACCTGATGCTGGTCCACGTCATCACCATCAAGGTCGCCGAAGAGACGCCTGCTGAAGGTGCCGCCGCAGCCCCGGCCGGTGGCGCCGCCGAACCGGAAGTCGCCAAGAAGGGCAAGACCGACAAGGACGGCGACGCCAAGGACGCCAAGGCTGGCGACAAGAAGGACGACAAGAAGAAGGACGACAAGAAGAAGTAA